From the genome of Brassica oleracea var. oleracea cultivar TO1000 chromosome C4, BOL, whole genome shotgun sequence:
TTTGGCAAGGGACCGCTCTTCGGCAGCAAACCGCTCATAGACAACAAACCGCTGCTCTTTGAAATTGGCCCGCTCTTTGAAGTTGCTGGTGGCTCCCTCTTTATACTATCATATATAGTTTCTTCACTCACCTCAGCTTTGGATTTACTTGGAAGCTGAATCACCAGAGGCTCCAAGCAATCATTCTCCAGAGTTTCAGCAACAGATTCGTCATAATCAGCTGCCCACATCATCTACATCCAAAGGCAAAACGGTTAGGACAATGTCGCTAGAGATAGAGAGACTAAACAGAAGAACCACAAACCTCCCACATTCTGAGAGCTTCATTGAAAGACAACTCTCGCCGGAACAGGACTAAAAGCATACGGAAGGCAAAGTGAAGACTCTCAGCACCAATACGCGTCAAGTGAGAGAATATATCTTTATCTGTGAGTTGCAGTATGTGCCACAGTGATTGCAACTGATCCATCACTCCTGTTGGTCCCTCCATTTGGAAATTCGCTCGCTGCACAAATAATAACATAGCAAAAGCATAAGTCCATAGTTCAAACAAAGGCCAAAAAGAAAAAAAAACATTGGTTTTACCGTTCTTCTTATGAGCATTTCAAAGCACCAAAAGGCATCAGCGTTGTCTTCAAAAAGAACCACGAAAGGAGAGACTAAATCACTCATTCCTATCAACAGAGTTGTAATCACAGAGTTAGTATCCTAAACCAATGTAACTCTCTCATGTTTCAATTTAAGAGATATATTGAACCTTGGCAATAACCAGTTGCAGGATCAACCCAAGCATAAACGGCAAGTATATCCGACATTCTTCCTAGATTCCCTGGATCCTCGTAGAACTCAAGGTGGCCATCCGTCCTCACCACATCAACAACTGAGGAAACGAGAACGTTAAACTATGAAAAGATACAAGCTCGGACAGAAAAAAAAAAGGAAGAAGATCTCTGCAAGTTCTCTACCTATTCGATGCAACGTCCAAAGCCATTCAGACACTCCTTCTTCTGTGACATTCCCAACACGAGAGGGAGACTCCTTCACTGATGCCACATCTGATATTCTCAATCCATCAACAGAATCCGGACGCACCTCTTCTATCTCTGAAGTGGATCTTTGTTGTTCTCTAACTAAGTCAGCATTAGCAGTTCTTAGCTCCCTGTGCAATGAAGCATCCTTGTCTGGAGTAGAAACCTCTATCTGATCTAAACTATTCCTCCCAAACAAATCTGTAACCGGCAGCGAGGGGAAGTCAAAGTAACCGTCAGGGGAAGGAAAGCCATACGGACTAGAAGCAGATACGAAAGAGGAAGTGTTGTACACTACGCTCTCGGGACTCTCTCTTCCGCTTGCTAAATCAACAGACTCACTAGAACTCCCCCTTCTGTGTACATGAGATGTATCAGCACCACCATTATTACTACTCCAATCACTGTGATGACTCTCTGCATTAGCATTATCATTATTATCGTCTACAGAAGCTTCTTCTCTGTTTTCATCTGTAGTAGCAACCTTTACTGCCTCATCTCTATAAGATTTCCGCATATCCATGACTTTAGACCCCACAACATAGGCAAGCGAACCAGTTCCCACGCTTGAATGCATCGTCTGGCATTGCTTGAGCAAGTCATTGTACCGTTTCCTATATGAACATTCAAACAACACTTAATCTCTCACACTCTAAGCGGTGATACAACACTATACAGTCTTCACCTTCGAGCAGCCCTGAGTTGGTTACGGTGCTCAGAGGTGCTGCTCAGCGAATAACAGCCAAGTAGAAACTCCCAAACCTCAGCTCTAATAGACGGATC
Proteins encoded in this window:
- the LOC106337108 gene encoding small G protein signaling modulator 1 isoform X2; this encodes MCSGGEGKQWSCGKAGVVSLQKVGSLVRDLSEPCLSQSHIQIGKMLKPEKWQASFDSEGRVSGFQKALKLIILGGIDPSIRAEVWEFLLGCYSLSSTSEHRNQLRAARRKRYNDLLKQCQTMHSSVGTGSLAYVVGSKVMDMRKSYRDEAVKVATTDENREEASVDDNNDNANAESHHSDWSSNNGGADTSHVHRRGSSSESVDLASGRESPESVVYNTSSFVSASSPYGFPSPDGYFDFPSLPVTDLFGRNSLDQIEVSTPDKDASLHRELRTANADLVREQQRSTSEIEEVRPDSVDGLRISDVASVKESPSRVGNVTEEGVSEWLWTLHRIVVDVVRTDGHLEFYEDPGNLGRMSDILAVYAWVDPATGYCQGMSDLVSPFVVLFEDNADAFWCFEMLIRRTRANFQMEGPTGVMDQLQSLWHILQLTDKDIFSHLTRIGAESLHFAFRMLLVLFRRELSFNEALRMWEMMWAADYDESVAETLENDCLEPLVIQLPSKSKAEVSEETIYDSIKREPPATSKSGPISKSSGLLSMSGLLPKSGPLPKTTGPLSEESGMKSSSSSAYHFCGLTRSLWSRNDRTTTTHAPCVVSSIRKGDDALPVFCVAAILIMNRHKIMKETRSIDDMIQIFNDKVLVFSVRRCIRTAIKLRRRYVYKVIKTKSHTQSQNQDQVQIQHQTHMESKKLEETQSQRQTQSLHHTSATQNGD
- the LOC106337108 gene encoding small G protein signaling modulator 1 isoform X1, giving the protein MCSGGEGKQWSCGKAGVVSLQKVGSLVRDLSEPCLSQSHIQIGKMLKPEKWQASFDSEGRVSGFQKALKLIILGGIDPSIRAEVWEFLLGCYSLSSTSEHRNQLRAARRKRYNDLLKQCQTMHSSVGTGSLAYVVGSKVMDMRKSYRDEAVKVATTDENREEASVDDNNDNANAESHHSDWSSNNGGADTSHVHRRGSSSESVDLASGRESPESVVYNTSSFVSASSPYGFPSPDGYFDFPSLPVTDLFGRNSLDQIEVSTPDKDASLHRELRTANADLVREQQRSTSEIEEVRPDSVDGLRISDVASVKESPSRVGNVTEEGVSEWLWTLHRIVVDVVRTDGHLEFYEDPGNLGRMSDILAVYAWVDPATGYCQGMSDLVSPFVVLFEDNADAFWCFEMLIRRTRANFQMEGPTGVMDQLQSLWHILQLTDKDIFSHLTRIGAESLHFAFRMLLVLFRRELSFNEALRMWEMMWAADYDESVAETLENDCLEPLVIQLPSKSKAEVSEETIYDSIKREPPATSKSGPISKSSGLLSMSGLLPKSGPLPKTTGPLSEESGMKSSSSSAYHFCGLTRSLWSRNDRTTTTHAPCVVSSIRKGDDALPVFCVAAILIMNRHKIMKETRSIDDMIQIFNDKVLVFSVRRCIRTAIKLRRRYVYKSQVIKTKSHTQSQNQDQVQIQHQTHMESKKLEETQSQRQTQSLHHTSATQNGD